In the Leptolyngbya sp. FACHB-261 genome, one interval contains:
- a CDS encoding ComEA family DNA-binding protein, whose amino-acid sequence MRPSSDRLTAPSLTMWKLWSLVPGLHWLGFLVAGHRLQQQPWTVAGGVYAALFFLPLASLPTGVGVPVSLLSWLAAVVHARRSERQYANLVPMLNDPYHRLQSLSEVEVAVRLGLVVDVNRASVDDWLRLPGISIRQARSLVSLTRAGVQFYCLEDVAGAIGAPVEQLQTLAPALRFCFYDPDGAELPVRLDPNLASSEELANLPGVDSNLAQAITHNRGQHGPYRDLADLQQRLHLPPKLTATLLHHIQF is encoded by the coding sequence GTGCGTCCATCGTCAGACCGTTTAACTGCTCCGTCCCTAACGATGTGGAAGCTTTGGTCTCTAGTACCGGGCTTGCATTGGCTGGGCTTTTTAGTTGCGGGGCATCGACTGCAACAACAGCCCTGGACTGTCGCTGGGGGAGTTTATGCCGCCCTCTTCTTTCTGCCCTTAGCCAGCTTACCAACGGGAGTAGGTGTGCCTGTATCGCTGTTGAGCTGGCTGGCTGCAGTAGTCCACGCGCGCCGCAGCGAACGTCAGTATGCCAATCTGGTGCCTATGCTGAACGACCCTTATCATCGACTGCAATCGTTGTCTGAGGTAGAGGTTGCGGTACGTTTGGGATTAGTAGTCGATGTCAACCGCGCGAGCGTAGATGACTGGTTGCGGTTGCCTGGAATCTCCATTCGTCAAGCTCGGTCACTAGTCAGCCTGACTCGTGCTGGTGTTCAGTTCTATTGCCTTGAAGATGTGGCAGGAGCTATTGGTGCGCCAGTAGAGCAATTGCAAACTTTAGCCCCGGCTCTGCGTTTCTGTTTTTACGACCCTGACGGTGCCGAGTTGCCAGTCCGGCTGGACCCAAATCTTGCCAGCTCGGAAGAGCTGGCCAACTTGCCAGGAGTTGATAGCAACCTAGCGCAAGCGATCACACACAATCGGGGACAACATGGGCCCTACCGCGATCTCGCTGATCTACAGCAACGCCTTCACCTGCCGCCAAAGCTGACTGCCACCCTACTCCATCACATTCAGTTTTAA
- a CDS encoding NINE protein: protein MQSLSYPVSTTKRKDRKLAGILALAGILTLPGLHKIYTGKVGWGVVYLLFFWTPFPRIASAIEGIWYLTQTEAEFNERFNTGTIGPEANPTFRPEHVASVAQALRTLDDLRRDGLISEYEFEQKRRQLLAQIG, encoded by the coding sequence ATGCAGTCGCTTTCCTACCCTGTTTCCACCACCAAACGTAAGGATAGAAAGCTTGCCGGGATTCTAGCATTGGCTGGAATTCTTACCCTTCCCGGTCTGCACAAGATCTATACTGGCAAGGTAGGTTGGGGGGTTGTTTACCTGCTGTTTTTCTGGACCCCGTTTCCCAGAATTGCCAGCGCAATCGAGGGAATTTGGTATCTCACTCAAACTGAGGCCGAGTTCAACGAACGCTTTAACACTGGCACCATTGGCCCTGAAGCCAACCCCACCTTTCGCCCAGAGCACGTTGCTTCTGTTGCCCAAGCTCTGCGAACCTTGGACGACCTACGACGAGACGGGCTAATTTCTGAGTATGAGTTCGAGCAGAAGCGTCGCCAGTTGCTGGCTCAAATTGGTTAG
- a CDS encoding HAS-barrel domain-containing protein — translation MRLPLPQFAATNRHPDHFAEVIETSTAEFMAQCLDPEDLNFPQMPPFGSWVSAQDEETGNQVYAVVYHASTSPVDSIHRARALGLSLQQLREQQPQIFAMLKTEFRAAIVGFRPGNQPQLIHQHLPPRPPQIHQAVYHCATAEVVAFSDRLDFLRTLIQVAGAPVDELTAAVIRQVYRARQLERTWLVQAGRALSVLLKDDYDRLSAILGQIYA, via the coding sequence ATGCGCCTACCCCTCCCCCAGTTCGCCGCAACCAATCGCCATCCCGATCACTTTGCTGAGGTGATCGAAACTTCGACTGCCGAGTTTATGGCGCAGTGCCTCGATCCAGAGGACCTGAATTTTCCGCAAATGCCGCCTTTTGGCTCTTGGGTCAGCGCTCAAGACGAAGAAACTGGCAATCAGGTTTATGCCGTGGTCTATCATGCCAGCACCTCGCCAGTTGATTCGATCCACCGGGCCAGGGCCTTAGGTCTCTCGCTGCAACAGTTGCGGGAACAGCAGCCCCAGATCTTTGCCATGCTCAAAACTGAGTTTCGTGCGGCGATCGTCGGCTTTCGACCGGGCAATCAGCCGCAGCTGATCCATCAGCATCTACCGCCGCGCCCACCGCAAATCCATCAGGCTGTTTATCATTGCGCCACAGCGGAAGTCGTCGCCTTTAGTGACCGGCTAGATTTCTTGCGCACCTTGATTCAGGTCGCTGGAGCTCCCGTCGATGAACTCACAGCGGCGGTGATTCGGCAAGTCTATCGAGCCCGGCAACTTGAGCGCACTTGGTTGGTGCAGGCAGGACGGGCGCTGAGCGTTTTGCTCAAGGATGATTACGATCGGCTCAGCGCCATCCTAGGGCAAATCTACGCCTGA
- a CDS encoding serine/threonine-protein kinase, which translates to MTDKVLKNRYRLLQPLGQNAGRQTWLAEDLQTIPQPAADPAEDSADAGTQVPSDLGRVRGELVVVKLLSFGPGFSWDDLKLFERESRILQALDHPSIPRYRDYFSTDSTESWGFCLVKDYIPGESLSDRIRQGRLYSETEAIELAEGLLEILIYLHGRTPPVIHRDIKPSNVLIGENGRLHLVDFGAVQNLAVVEGQTITIVGTYGYMPPEQFGGRTVAASDLYALGATLVHALTGRSPSDLPQRNLQLQFERVVSLSPGFTQWLHRLLDPSLDSRLSSAHQALSTLRAAQVFGSEPAATEQTTAEPRNRDQPLSNRMAEVGLNLPGIRDRIDQLDQQQPGAKREAIRIFRGWEERRPLFNLVVFLPTLSTLLHYMGSPGEMLFSLVFWGLTANICYFLGPCIESYLSWLGLRPTWLRNTLFVSGSLLSLLVTLAGLRVL; encoded by the coding sequence GTGACGGACAAGGTGCTAAAAAACCGCTACCGGCTGCTCCAGCCTCTGGGCCAGAATGCTGGGCGGCAGACCTGGCTAGCGGAAGACCTGCAAACCATTCCCCAACCCGCTGCCGACCCAGCAGAGGACTCGGCAGACGCTGGCACTCAGGTGCCGAGCGATTTGGGCCGAGTGCGTGGGGAACTCGTAGTAGTGAAGCTTCTCTCCTTTGGGCCAGGGTTTAGTTGGGATGATCTGAAGCTGTTTGAGCGAGAATCTCGGATTCTGCAAGCCTTGGATCACCCCTCTATTCCCCGCTACCGAGATTACTTTTCTACAGATTCCACTGAAAGCTGGGGTTTCTGCCTGGTCAAGGACTACATCCCGGGTGAGTCTCTATCGGACCGGATCCGGCAGGGCCGGCTCTACTCTGAGACCGAAGCAATTGAACTGGCAGAGGGACTGCTGGAAATCCTGATCTACCTGCATGGCCGCACGCCGCCTGTGATTCACCGCGATATCAAGCCCAGCAATGTGCTGATCGGGGAGAACGGTCGCTTGCACTTAGTGGACTTCGGGGCTGTGCAAAACCTGGCGGTAGTCGAAGGACAAACAATCACAATTGTCGGCACCTATGGCTACATGCCCCCAGAGCAATTTGGGGGACGCACGGTAGCGGCTTCGGATCTCTATGCGCTTGGCGCAACTTTGGTCCATGCCCTTACCGGCAGAAGTCCGAGTGATTTGCCACAGCGGAACTTACAGCTTCAGTTTGAACGGGTCGTGAGCCTCAGCCCTGGCTTCACTCAATGGCTGCATCGGCTGCTGGATCCCTCCTTGGATAGCCGCCTTAGTTCCGCTCACCAAGCGCTCTCAACTTTGCGGGCCGCTCAGGTATTTGGTAGCGAACCCGCGGCTACAGAGCAGACCACGGCTGAGCCGCGTAACCGCGACCAGCCCCTCTCTAACCGCATGGCTGAAGTTGGTTTGAACTTACCGGGTATTCGTGACCGCATTGACCAGCTAGATCAGCAGCAACCGGGTGCCAAACGGGAGGCGATCCGCATTTTCCGGGGCTGGGAGGAACGCCGTCCTCTGTTCAATCTGGTGGTGTTTTTACCCACGCTCTCAACCCTATTGCATTACATGGGCTCGCCAGGAGAAATGTTATTCAGCCTAGTCTTTTGGGGCTTAACGGCTAACATCTGCTATTTCCTAGGCCCCTGTATTGAGAGTTACTTGAGTTGGCTGGGTTTACGTCCGACCTGGCTGCGTAACACCCTGTTTGTTAGTGGCAGTCTGCTCTCTCTGCTAGTCACCCTAGCTGGGCTGCGGGTGTTGTAG
- a CDS encoding response regulator transcription factor, with amino-acid sequence MPETIGEPITLVVVDDHPDTLAGAAAHLSSQPDFAVIGQAMTVTDALELITTLKPQVALVDLELPRQRGQPPEYLAGITIAQAVQASKLPTHLVVMTGHRDRSGLVALQPFVQTSTSHPRVVYDYLLKSATPQERAEAVRQAAKGIGRSLEAQVPQLTPRERIVLIHMAQGLENSQISETLVVAESTVISHIKSVMSKVLGEPDEEERGSRRNRMLCVRRALEYGLIQPDHINQNWLDLPS; translated from the coding sequence ATGCCAGAAACGATTGGCGAGCCCATTACCCTCGTGGTGGTGGATGATCACCCAGATACCCTGGCTGGAGCTGCTGCCCATCTTAGTAGCCAGCCAGATTTTGCTGTGATTGGTCAAGCGATGACCGTGACCGATGCCCTGGAGTTAATTACTACCCTGAAGCCGCAGGTCGCCTTGGTCGATTTAGAGTTACCTCGCCAGCGAGGGCAACCTCCCGAGTACCTGGCAGGAATTACTATTGCCCAGGCAGTACAAGCCTCAAAGCTGCCGACTCATCTGGTTGTTATGACTGGACACCGGGACCGCTCCGGCTTAGTTGCCCTCCAGCCCTTTGTGCAGACCAGCACGTCTCACCCTCGGGTTGTTTATGATTACCTGCTCAAATCGGCTACCCCACAAGAGCGGGCTGAAGCAGTTCGGCAGGCGGCTAAGGGTATTGGCCGCTCTCTAGAGGCTCAGGTGCCGCAGCTCACGCCCCGTGAGCGCATTGTGCTGATCCATATGGCTCAGGGCTTGGAGAACAGCCAAATCTCGGAAACGCTAGTCGTTGCTGAGTCCACAGTGATCTCCCATATCAAGTCAGTGATGAGCAAAGTGCTGGGTGAACCCGACGAAGAAGAGCGGGGGTCGCGGCGCAATCGGATGCTCTGTGTGCGTCGAGCCTTGGAATATGGCCTGATTCAGCCGGATCACATCAATCAAAACTGGCTCGATTTACCCTCCTAA